A window of Pseudomonas mucidolens contains these coding sequences:
- a CDS encoding Gfo/Idh/MocA family protein: MSTIRWGMIGCGSVTELKSGPAFYKAPGSALVAVMGRREVAVSDYAARHGIARYYTDAQALIEDPQVDAVYIATPPASHLEYSLMVAAAGKHCCVEKPMSLNAEQSALMQRTFERAGLHLFVSYYRRSLPRFQQVRTWLQEGRIGELRHLSWTLCKPAAPTDTQAGNWRTDPAIAGGGYFADLASHGFDLFQYLAGDIVEVAGYTARQAGRYAAEDAVTACWSFASGALGMGCWNFVADRREDRAELIGSQGRISFSVFEEQPLRLEGEISETLEIANHPHIQWHHVLGMNAHIRGESVHPALAIEALKTDRIMDRVLQRKP, encoded by the coding sequence TCAGCGCTGGTGGCCGTCATGGGGCGTCGCGAAGTTGCGGTAAGCGATTATGCCGCCCGGCATGGCATTGCGCGGTATTACACCGATGCCCAGGCGCTGATCGAGGATCCGCAGGTGGACGCGGTGTACATCGCCACGCCCCCGGCCAGTCATCTGGAATACAGCCTGATGGTCGCGGCGGCCGGCAAACATTGCTGTGTCGAGAAACCGATGTCGCTGAACGCCGAACAAAGCGCGTTGATGCAACGCACCTTCGAGCGAGCCGGGTTGCATCTGTTTGTTTCTTATTACCGGCGCTCCTTGCCACGTTTCCAGCAAGTGCGCACGTGGCTGCAGGAAGGACGCATTGGCGAGTTGCGTCACTTGAGCTGGACCTTGTGCAAACCTGCGGCGCCGACGGATACCCAGGCCGGTAACTGGCGTACCGATCCGGCGATTGCCGGGGGTGGGTATTTTGCCGACCTCGCCAGTCATGGGTTCGACCTGTTCCAGTACTTGGCGGGGGATATTGTCGAGGTCGCGGGTTATACCGCGCGTCAGGCCGGTCGGTATGCGGCAGAAGATGCGGTCACCGCCTGTTGGAGCTTTGCCTCGGGGGCGCTGGGCATGGGCTGCTGGAACTTTGTGGCCGACCGACGCGAGGACCGGGCGGAGCTGATTGGCAGCCAGGGGCGCATCAGCTTTTCGGTGTTCGAGGAGCAGCCATTGCGGCTTGAGGGCGAAATCAGCGAAACCCTCGAAATTGCCAATCACCCCCATATTCAGTGGCACCATGTGCTGGGCATGAACGCGCATATTCGTGGTGAGAGCGTGCATCCGGCGCTGGCGATTGAAGCGCTGAAGACCGATCGGATCATGGATCGGGTGTTGCAGCGTAAGCCTTAG
- the lexA gene encoding transcriptional repressor LexA: protein MYSMTTLTPRRTAILTFIRERIALHGQSPSLAEIAEAFGFASRSVARKHVLALTEGGFIEVNPNQARGIRLLNQPLQPQWLDIPVLGRVAAGSPIGADAEVHNRLMLDPSTFARVPDYLLRVQGDSMIEDGILDGDLVGVRRSADALNGQIVVARLDGEVTIKRFERAGASIRLLPRNPAYQPIVVRPDQDLAIEGVFCGLVRQG from the coding sequence ATGTACTCCATGACCACTCTGACTCCCCGCCGTACCGCCATCCTGACCTTCATTCGCGAGCGCATCGCGCTGCACGGTCAGTCCCCCAGCCTCGCCGAGATCGCCGAGGCATTTGGTTTTGCCTCGCGCAGTGTCGCCCGCAAGCATGTGCTGGCCCTGACCGAGGGTGGTTTTATCGAGGTCAACCCCAACCAGGCGCGGGGTATTCGTTTGCTCAACCAACCGCTACAGCCACAATGGCTGGACATTCCGGTGCTGGGCCGGGTGGCCGCTGGTTCGCCCATCGGTGCCGATGCCGAAGTCCATAACCGCCTGATGCTCGACCCGTCCACGTTCGCTCGGGTGCCGGATTACCTGTTGCGAGTCCAGGGCGATTCGATGATTGAGGACGGTATTCTCGATGGCGATCTGGTGGGCGTACGCCGCAGCGCCGATGCGCTGAACGGGCAGATTGTCGTGGCCCGCCTGGATGGCGAAGTCACCATCAAGCGTTTCGAGCGGGCTGGCGCGAGTATTCGCCTGTTGCCGCGTAACCCCGCTTATCAACCTATTGTCGTGCGCCCCGACCAGGACCTGGCCATTGAGGGGGTGTTCTGTGGCCTGGTGAGGCAAGGCTGA